A genome region from Dolichospermum compactum NIES-806 includes the following:
- the rodA gene encoding rod shape-determining protein RodA — protein sequence MLLKPLFPKMRWQSWLKPWQQMDGLLFILPVAVSMFGGLMILSTELKQPVTDWWWHWLIAAIGSTIALFLARCRYENLMQWHWFTYGLTNFSLIAVMLAGTSAKGAQRWISIAGFNVQPSEFAKVGLIITLAALLHKQTASTIESVFRVLAITAVPWALVFLQPDLATSLVFGAIFLGMLYWANANPCWLILMISPVIAAILFSISWPLSTPIVLSKEISLSILGLLWAVAMGIVGWVSLPWKRFGIGTIVSLCLNLLGGELGIFAWNHVLKEYQKNRLSVFINPEHDPLGSGYHLIQSRIAIGAGEVWGWGLFKGPMTQLNFVPEQHTDFIFSAVAEEFGLVGCLILLSVFCLICFRLLHVAQTAKDNFGSLLAIGVLSMIVFQLIVNVGMTVGLAPVAGIPLPWMSYGRSAMLTNFIAIGIVESVANYRQRQKYY from the coding sequence ATGTTATTAAAACCTTTGTTCCCGAAAATGCGTTGGCAATCCTGGCTTAAACCCTGGCAACAAATGGATGGGCTACTATTTATCCTCCCCGTTGCTGTTAGTATGTTCGGGGGGCTAATGATTCTGAGTACAGAATTAAAGCAACCTGTAACTGACTGGTGGTGGCACTGGCTGATAGCGGCGATTGGTTCAACTATTGCCTTATTTTTAGCTCGTTGCCGTTATGAAAACTTAATGCAGTGGCATTGGTTCACCTACGGGCTGACCAACTTTAGTTTAATCGCTGTGATGCTCGCTGGTACTAGTGCCAAAGGCGCACAGCGTTGGATCAGTATTGCCGGTTTTAATGTCCAACCCTCAGAATTTGCCAAAGTAGGGCTAATCATTACCTTAGCTGCATTGTTACATAAACAAACTGCTTCTACTATTGAGAGTGTTTTCCGTGTCTTGGCAATTACGGCTGTACCTTGGGCATTGGTATTTTTACAACCAGACTTGGCAACATCATTGGTATTTGGAGCAATATTTTTAGGAATGCTGTACTGGGCAAATGCTAACCCCTGCTGGTTAATACTCATGATTTCCCCGGTCATAGCAGCAATTCTATTTAGTATATCTTGGCCACTATCCACACCCATAGTCTTATCTAAAGAAATATCTTTGAGTATATTGGGTTTACTATGGGCAGTAGCGATGGGGATAGTTGGTTGGGTTAGTCTCCCCTGGAAGCGTTTTGGTATTGGTACTATCGTATCATTATGTCTCAATCTCCTCGGTGGCGAATTAGGCATTTTTGCCTGGAATCATGTGTTAAAGGAGTATCAAAAAAACCGACTTAGTGTATTTATTAACCCTGAACATGATCCTCTTGGCTCTGGTTATCACCTGATTCAATCTCGCATTGCTATTGGTGCTGGTGAAGTTTGGGGTTGGGGTTTGTTTAAAGGTCCTATGACTCAACTCAATTTCGTTCCTGAACAGCACACAGATTTTATTTTCTCCGCTGTTGCTGAAGAATTTGGTCTGGTGGGGTGCTTAATCTTACTATCAGTTTTTTGCTTGATTTGCTTTCGCCTGCTTCACGTAGCTCAAACAGCCAAAGATAACTTTGGTTCACTTTTAGCTATAGGTGTTTTATCTATGATTGTGTTTCAACTGATTGTGAATGTTGGTATGACAGTTGGTTTAGCACCAGTGGCGGGGATTCCCCTACCTTGGATGAGTTATGGACGTTCAGCAATGCTGACTAATTTTATTGCGATCGGCATAGTAGAATCTGTAGCTAATTATCGTCAACGGCAAAAGTATTATTAA
- a CDS encoding Mrp/NBP35 family ATP-binding protein, with translation MYDILDSHAVLEVLRPVEDPELRKSLVELNMIRNVKIDGGKVSFTLVLTTPACPLREFIVEDCQKAVKKLSGVTDVSIEVTAETPQQKGLPDRNGVPGVKNIIAVSSGKGGVGKSTVAVNIAVALAQTGAKVGLLDADIYGPNDPTMLGLSDSEINVRSTEAGDILEPAFNHGVKLVSMGFLIDRDQPVIWRGPMLNGVIRQFLYQVEWGELDYLIVDMPPGTGDAQLTLTQAVPMAGVVIVTTPQTVALLDSRKGLRMFQQLNVPVLGIVENMSYFIPPDQPDKQYDIFGSGGGSKTAAELGVPLLGCVPLEISTRIGGDSGVPIVIGEPNSAAARALKAIALTVAGKVSVNALT, from the coding sequence ATGTATGATATCCTAGATTCCCACGCAGTCCTAGAAGTGTTGCGACCAGTAGAAGATCCAGAACTTCGCAAAAGTCTGGTAGAATTAAATATGATTCGCAACGTCAAAATTGACGGTGGCAAGGTTAGTTTCACTTTGGTGTTGACCACTCCGGCTTGTCCTTTACGGGAGTTTATTGTCGAAGATTGTCAAAAAGCTGTGAAAAAACTCTCTGGGGTAACAGATGTGAGTATAGAAGTAACAGCGGAAACACCCCAGCAAAAAGGCTTACCAGACCGTAATGGCGTACCAGGGGTGAAAAATATTATTGCTGTTTCTAGCGGTAAAGGTGGTGTTGGTAAAAGCACCGTGGCTGTAAATATTGCCGTAGCTTTAGCACAAACTGGGGCAAAAGTCGGTTTATTAGATGCAGATATTTATGGACCTAATGATCCCACCATGTTGGGTTTGAGTGATTCCGAAATTAATGTCCGTTCTACAGAAGCAGGGGACATTCTCGAACCGGCTTTTAATCATGGTGTCAAGCTTGTTTCCATGGGCTTTTTGATTGATCGAGATCAGCCAGTAATTTGGCGCGGTCCGATGCTGAATGGTGTAATTCGTCAATTCCTATATCAAGTGGAATGGGGAGAACTGGATTATTTAATTGTGGATATGCCCCCAGGAACTGGAGATGCTCAATTAACTTTAACCCAAGCTGTACCAATGGCAGGGGTAGTCATTGTCACTACACCACAAACTGTGGCTTTGTTGGATTCCCGAAAGGGGCTGCGGATGTTCCAGCAGTTAAATGTTCCAGTTTTGGGAATTGTGGAAAATATGAGCTATTTTATTCCCCCAGATCAACCGGATAAGCAATATGACATTTTTGGTTCTGGTGGTGGTTCCAAAACAGCCGCAGAATTAGGAGTTCCCCTGTTAGGATGTGTACCGTTAGAAATTTCTACAAGAATTGGGGGTGATAGTGGTGTGCCGATAGTGATTGGTGAACCTAATTCAGCCGCTGCTAGAGCATTGAAGGCGATCGCTCTCACTGTAGCAGGTAAAGTTTCCGTTAATGCTTTGACATAA
- a CDS encoding CBS domain-containing protein codes for MLKFSTEMTPSELHSAIIRDPLIVTPETTVMGAITQMSGVRVICNTTKTTDGQPEELHLEARSSCVLVVEAGQLVGILTERDIVRLSAQQRHLENLAIKEVMAFPVVTLYESEFSDLFAAINLLQQYHTRQIPVLDEQDQVVGLVTHESLRQTSRPIDLLRLRTVSEVMTNHVICAAPDSSMLAIAQLMAENRVSSVIIVQNSDIQAQSLQIPVGMITERDIVQFQALGLHLETCLADAVMSTPIFYVTPEDSLWAVQQIMEQRLIRRLAVTGSQGELLGIVTQTNLLQALKPLELYRLAEVLEEKILRLKAEKIKFLENRAIELEKEVAARTIAFQTKIEQQKLVTTIATQIRSSLSLQTILETTVTQVRSLLGCDRVNIWRLNSNGEVITVAESTNSSLSLIGRQTKDACFSQNQVEMYRRCLVSLKDRHWDDEIWSPEILDYYWQGQPRIVADVMKDIWTDCLAEYSLEGQIQSKIVAPILQEVRDGDNNRWIATDKNNRLWGVLVVHACLEQRVWKDSEAQLLQQIANQLAIAIQQANLFDQLQTELAERLQTEAKLTETNQKLAISNEELARATRLKDEFLANMSHELRTPLNAILGLTEVLQDNIIGTVNERQLKALKTIERSGNHLLELINDILDVTKIEAGQIELDLTAISVNHLCQSSVAFVKQQALKKNIQIHINVEENLPNLLVDERRIRQVLINLLNNAVKFTPEGGQITVEVTQVTLNINDSSLKPGLQIAVTDTGIGIAPENIHKLFRPFIQIDSALNRQYSGTGLGLTLVKRIVELHDGNVGLTSALGVGSCFTVELPCCSASEIMVNYQSTASSTIDTSDDTTVANQTPLILLAEDNEANIITFFSYLEARGYRVVVARDGQEAIDMTQTHQPDLILMDIQMPKMDGIEAMRQIRLDANLIDTPIIALTALAMTGDRDRTLEAGANDYLTKPVKLKELAISIQKLLK; via the coding sequence ATGCTCAAGTTCTCCACAGAAATGACTCCATCAGAATTGCATTCTGCCATTATCCGTGATCCACTGATAGTTACACCGGAGACTACAGTGATGGGAGCGATCACACAAATGAGTGGCGTGAGAGTTATCTGTAATACAACTAAAACAACTGATGGACAACCAGAAGAACTGCATTTAGAAGCAAGATCAAGCTGCGTATTAGTAGTAGAAGCTGGGCAATTGGTGGGAATTTTAACAGAAAGAGATATAGTGCGATTGAGCGCCCAGCAACGTCATCTAGAGAATTTAGCCATCAAAGAGGTAATGGCATTTCCGGTTGTCACCCTGTACGAGTCAGAATTTAGCGATTTATTTGCGGCGATAAATCTACTTCAACAGTATCATACACGGCAAATACCCGTTCTGGATGAGCAAGATCAGGTCGTGGGATTGGTGACTCATGAAAGTTTACGACAAACCTCTCGTCCTATAGACCTGTTACGGTTACGGACAGTCTCAGAGGTGATGACAAATCATGTAATTTGTGCCGCACCAGATAGTTCCATGTTAGCGATCGCCCAACTCATGGCGGAAAATCGGGTAAGTTCGGTAATAATTGTGCAAAATAGTGACATTCAGGCTCAATCTCTGCAAATTCCCGTGGGAATGATTACCGAGCGGGATATTGTCCAATTTCAGGCATTAGGCTTGCACCTAGAAACCTGTTTAGCCGATGCAGTGATGAGTACACCGATTTTCTACGTCACGCCAGAGGATTCCCTATGGGCAGTACAGCAGATCATGGAACAACGCTTAATCCGTAGATTAGCCGTCACAGGATCACAGGGAGAATTATTAGGAATTGTCACCCAAACTAATCTCCTCCAAGCCCTGAAGCCCTTAGAATTATACAGACTGGCAGAAGTATTAGAAGAGAAAATATTGCGGTTAAAAGCCGAAAAAATTAAATTCCTAGAAAACCGTGCCATTGAACTAGAAAAAGAAGTTGCAGCCCGGACGATCGCTTTCCAAACCAAGATAGAGCAGCAAAAATTGGTGACAACCATCGCCACCCAAATCCGCTCATCCCTGAGTTTACAAACCATTCTGGAGACAACAGTTACCCAGGTGCGGTCATTATTGGGTTGCGATCGCGTGAATATTTGGCGATTAAATAGTAATGGGGAAGTCATTACAGTTGCCGAATCCACAAATTCCTCCCTATCTCTGATCGGCAGACAAACCAAAGATGCTTGTTTTTCGCAAAACCAAGTGGAAATGTATCGCCGTTGCTTAGTGTCACTCAAAGACCGCCATTGGGATGATGAAATATGGTCTCCAGAAATTCTTGATTACTACTGGCAAGGACAGCCCCGCATCGTCGCCGATGTCATGAAAGATATTTGGACAGATTGCCTCGCAGAATATTCCCTGGAAGGTCAAATCCAATCCAAAATCGTCGCCCCCATTTTACAAGAAGTACGAGATGGAGACAACAATCGCTGGATTGCCACTGATAAAAACAACAGACTTTGGGGAGTTTTAGTCGTTCATGCTTGCCTAGAACAACGAGTCTGGAAAGACTCCGAAGCCCAACTTCTTCAACAAATTGCCAACCAATTAGCGATCGCTATTCAACAAGCTAATCTTTTCGACCAGTTACAGACAGAATTAGCCGAACGTTTGCAAACAGAAGCAAAACTCACTGAAACTAATCAAAAACTCGCCATCTCCAACGAAGAATTAGCCCGTGCCACCCGCCTCAAAGACGAATTCTTGGCCAACATGAGTCACGAACTCCGCACCCCCCTCAACGCCATTTTAGGACTCACTGAAGTGCTGCAAGATAATATCATTGGTACAGTCAATGAACGCCAACTGAAAGCCTTAAAGACCATTGAACGTAGTGGTAATCATCTCCTGGAATTGATAAACGACATCCTCGATGTAACCAAAATTGAAGCCGGACAAATCGAACTGGACTTAACAGCAATTTCTGTCAATCATCTGTGCCAATCCAGCGTAGCATTTGTTAAACAACAAGCACTGAAGAAAAATATTCAGATACATATCAATGTTGAAGAAAATCTACCTAACCTATTGGTAGATGAAAGACGGATTCGTCAGGTATTAATTAATCTGCTCAATAATGCCGTGAAATTTACTCCAGAAGGAGGACAGATTACCGTAGAAGTTACTCAAGTTACCTTGAATATCAATGATTCTAGTCTCAAACCTGGCCTACAAATTGCAGTTACTGATACAGGCATCGGCATCGCTCCAGAAAATATCCATAAACTATTTCGGCCCTTTATTCAAATAGATAGCGCCTTAAATCGCCAATATTCAGGTACAGGTTTAGGACTAACATTGGTGAAGCGAATTGTCGAATTACATGACGGTAATGTGGGATTAACCAGCGCACTGGGTGTAGGTAGTTGTTTTACCGTCGAACTACCCTGTTGTTCCGCATCGGAAATTATGGTCAATTATCAATCAACTGCTAGTTCAACAATAGATACCTCAGACGATACAACAGTAGCAAACCAAACCCCACTAATTTTACTGGCAGAAGATAACGAAGCCAATATTATTACGTTTTTTAGTTACCTCGAAGCTAGAGGCTATCGCGTTGTGGTAGCAAGGGATGGTCAAGAAGCCATTGACATGACACAAACTCATCAGCCAGATTTAATTCTCATGGATATTCAAATGCCGAAAATGGATGGTATCGAAGCTATGAGACAGATTCGCCTCGATGCTAACTTAATTGATACACCGATAATTGCCCTGACAGCATTAGCCATGACCGGCGATCGCGATCGCACTCTAGAAGCAGGAGCAAATGATTATTTAACCAAACCAGTTAAACTTAAAGAACTGGCTATCTCCATCCAAAAACTTTTAAAATAA
- a CDS encoding tellurite resistance TerB family protein, which produces MVNNSHVKNLVKILIGAAWIDGKIQPEERQYLREIAQVKGLANDPEIKPWLYELVPVKPNECYQWVKEYLGDRPTQEDYEDLIEAISGLIYSDGDVAVEEARLLSQLEELSKSSEAHPSIHNTLLRQIQKLYRRWVDVQN; this is translated from the coding sequence ATGGTTAATAATTCTCATGTAAAAAACCTAGTAAAAATCCTGATTGGAGCCGCTTGGATTGATGGCAAAATCCAACCAGAAGAACGGCAATATCTGCGAGAAATAGCCCAAGTTAAAGGTTTAGCCAATGATCCTGAGATTAAACCTTGGTTGTATGAATTAGTGCCAGTCAAGCCAAATGAGTGTTATCAATGGGTCAAGGAGTATTTAGGCGATCGCCCCACTCAGGAAGATTACGAGGATTTAATTGAAGCTATCAGTGGCTTAATTTACAGTGATGGTGATGTAGCCGTTGAAGAAGCAAGACTCCTCTCCCAATTGGAGGAGTTAAGCAAGTCTAGTGAAGCTCACCCCAGCATTCACAATACTTTGCTTAGACAAATTCAAAAGCTTTATCGTCGTTGGGTGGATGTACAGAATTAG
- the psb35 gene encoding photosystem II assembly protein Psb35 → MSYLLLQVQVPDTGNHFPLAFTLVYVVGFIAAVTIGSIAWYNSKRPPGWENKERPDIIPKVEKE, encoded by the coding sequence ATGAGTTATTTATTGCTCCAAGTCCAAGTACCAGATACCGGAAATCACTTTCCCCTAGCTTTTACTTTGGTGTATGTGGTGGGTTTTATCGCTGCTGTCACCATTGGTTCAATTGCTTGGTACAACTCCAAACGTCCCCCCGGTTGGGAAAATAAGGAACGCCCCGACATTATCCCCAAGGTAGAAAAGGAATAG
- a CDS encoding glycoside hydrolase 100 family protein, whose amino-acid sequence MQLNKLETSKNIENEAWQALENSILYYKGQPVGTVAAYDSSVEALNYDQCFIRDFVSSALIFLIKGRTDIVKNFLEETLKLQPKEKALDAYKPGRGLIPASFKVVSANGEEFLEADFGEHAIARVTPVDSCLWWLILLRAYVVATKDPSLAYQPEFQTGIRLIMDICLANRFDMYPTLLVPDGACMIDRRMGIYGHPLEIQVLFFAALRAARELLICKGNEDIVEAIDNRLPLLCGHIRQHYWIDINRLNAIYRFKGEEYGKTAVNLFNIYADSLPYYELDKWLPKKGGYFAGNVGPSQMDTRFFTLGNLMAVISDLSTEEQSQAIMNLIEKRWEDLVGDMPVKICYPALQGEEYRVVTGCDPKNIPWSYHNAGSWPVLMWMLAAAAVKTKKPQLAEKAIAIAKVRLSEDEWPEYYDGKKGRLIGKQARKYQTWTIAGYLLALELIDNPDYLPLISFDKLPPDVVSRACEFEVGNIDPYINL is encoded by the coding sequence ATGCAACTAAACAAATTAGAGACAAGTAAAAATATAGAAAATGAAGCATGGCAGGCATTAGAGAATTCAATTCTCTACTACAAAGGTCAGCCAGTTGGTACTGTAGCGGCTTATGATTCATCCGTCGAAGCATTAAATTATGACCAATGTTTTATCCGGGATTTTGTTTCCTCGGCGTTAATTTTTCTGATTAAAGGCAGAACAGATATTGTCAAGAATTTCCTAGAAGAAACATTAAAGTTACAACCCAAAGAAAAGGCATTAGATGCCTATAAACCCGGTAGAGGATTAATTCCAGCCAGTTTTAAAGTTGTTTCTGCCAATGGGGAAGAATTTCTAGAAGCTGATTTTGGTGAACACGCGATCGCTAGAGTCACACCTGTAGATTCTTGTTTATGGTGGTTAATTTTATTACGTGCTTATGTAGTTGCTACTAAAGATCCTTCTCTTGCTTATCAACCAGAATTCCAAACAGGAATTAGGTTAATTATGGACATCTGTTTAGCTAATCGGTTTGATATGTACCCGACGCTATTAGTTCCTGATGGCGCTTGTATGATAGACAGACGCATGGGAATTTATGGTCATCCTTTAGAAATTCAAGTGCTGTTTTTTGCCGCTTTACGTGCAGCCAGAGAACTGCTAATTTGTAAAGGTAATGAGGATATTGTAGAAGCAATTGATAACCGCTTACCTTTATTATGTGGGCATATTCGTCAGCATTACTGGATAGATATTAATCGTCTGAATGCAATTTATCGCTTTAAAGGTGAGGAATACGGAAAAACGGCGGTTAATCTTTTCAATATTTATGCCGATTCTTTACCTTATTATGAGTTAGATAAATGGCTACCAAAAAAAGGTGGTTATTTTGCGGGAAATGTCGGACCATCACAAATGGATACTCGGTTCTTCACCCTGGGAAATTTGATGGCTGTGATTTCTGATCTTTCTACAGAGGAACAGTCCCAAGCAATTATGAATCTGATTGAAAAACGATGGGAAGATTTAGTCGGAGATATGCCTGTTAAAATCTGTTATCCGGCTTTACAAGGTGAAGAATATCGAGTTGTGACAGGATGTGACCCGAAAAATATACCTTGGTCATATCATAATGCTGGTAGCTGGCCTGTTTTAATGTGGATGTTAGCAGCAGCGGCGGTGAAAACCAAAAAACCACAGTTGGCAGAAAAAGCAATTGCCATTGCTAAAGTCAGATTATCGGAGGATGAATGGCCAGAGTATTATGATGGGAAAAAAGGGAGATTAATTGGTAAACAAGCTAGGAAGTATCAAACTTGGACAATTGCTGGTTATTTATTGGCTTTGGAACTTATAGATAATCCTGATTATTTACCATTAATTAGTTTTGATAAGTTACCTCCAGATGTGGTTTCTAGAGCTTGTGAATTTGAAGTTGGCAATATAGATCCTTACATAAATCTTTAA
- a CDS encoding NAD(P)H dehydrogenase subunit NdhS, which produces MILPGVTVRVKNPADTYYRSEGLVQRVSDGKVAVLFEGGNWDKIITFRLTELEPVETTVPKKGK; this is translated from the coding sequence ATGATACTGCCTGGAGTAACTGTTCGCGTCAAAAATCCCGCAGATACATATTATCGGTCTGAAGGACTTGTCCAACGAGTGAGTGATGGTAAAGTGGCTGTATTATTTGAAGGTGGTAATTGGGATAAAATAATTACTTTCCGCTTAACAGAATTAGAACCTGTTGAAACTACAGTTCCGAAAAAAGGGAAATAG
- a CDS encoding 16S rRNA (cytosine(967)-C(5))-methyltransferase, protein MTNPRQLAFIALKEVHKGAYADVALDRVLQKFKLPDNDRRLMTELVYGSVRRQRTLDVIIEQLATKKTPQPKDLRTILHLGFYQLRYQQRIPISAAVNTTVELAKENGFPGLTGFVNGLLRQYLRLVEKSSEPLQIPENPVEKLGILHSFPNWIIELWLSQLGFEETEKLCNWMNQTPTIDLRVNILRSSLKEVESAFVSAGILVKPIPHLPQALRLIGNNGAIQNLPGFHEGWWTVQDSSAQLVAHLLDPQPGHVVIDVCAAPGGKTTHIAELMGDKGKIYACDKTASRLRKLKENAQRLNLQSIEICPGDSRNLPQFYNTADRVLLDAPCSGLGTMHRHADARWRQTPASVQELSQLQRELLSHNATFVKTGGVLVYATCTLHPAENEQVISEFLAANPHWQIEPPSFDFADISPLGWLKVWPHQQDMDGFFMVRLRKTKDSE, encoded by the coding sequence ATGACAAATCCCCGTCAATTAGCCTTTATTGCTCTTAAAGAAGTTCACAAAGGAGCTTACGCTGATGTTGCTTTAGACCGAGTGCTACAAAAGTTTAAGTTACCCGACAACGACCGCCGATTAATGACAGAATTAGTCTATGGTAGCGTCAGAAGACAACGCACCCTAGATGTCATCATTGAGCAACTTGCTACCAAGAAAACCCCACAACCCAAAGACCTCCGCACCATTTTACATTTGGGTTTTTACCAACTGCGTTATCAACAAAGAATCCCCATTTCTGCGGCTGTAAATACCACCGTTGAATTAGCAAAAGAAAATGGTTTTCCTGGTTTAACTGGATTTGTCAATGGTTTATTACGTCAATATCTCCGACTTGTAGAAAAGTCATCAGAACCGTTACAAATACCAGAAAATCCCGTAGAAAAATTAGGAATTTTACACAGTTTCCCTAATTGGATCATTGAACTTTGGTTATCACAATTAGGTTTTGAGGAAACAGAAAAACTTTGTAATTGGATGAATCAAACCCCGACGATTGATTTACGAGTAAATATTCTTCGCAGTTCTTTAAAAGAAGTAGAATCAGCTTTTGTATCTGCTGGTATTTTAGTGAAACCGATTCCCCATTTACCCCAAGCTTTACGATTAATTGGTAATAACGGCGCAATTCAAAATTTACCTGGTTTTCATGAAGGTTGGTGGACTGTCCAAGATAGTAGCGCCCAATTAGTTGCTCATTTGCTTGATCCTCAACCCGGTCATGTTGTGATTGATGTTTGCGCTGCACCAGGGGGAAAAACTACCCATATTGCGGAGTTAATGGGGGATAAGGGCAAAATTTACGCCTGTGATAAAACTGCTTCCCGATTACGCAAATTAAAAGAAAATGCTCAACGTTTAAATTTACAATCTATCGAAATTTGTCCAGGAGATAGTCGCAACTTACCGCAATTCTATAATACTGCTGACCGTGTATTACTTGATGCTCCCTGTTCCGGGTTGGGAACTATGCACCGTCACGCTGATGCGCGTTGGCGACAAACACCAGCTTCTGTTCAAGAACTTTCCCAATTACAGAGAGAATTATTATCACACAATGCAACTTTTGTCAAGACTGGCGGCGTTTTAGTTTATGCCACTTGTACACTGCATCCAGCAGAGAATGAACAGGTAATTTCCGAGTTTTTAGCTGCAAATCCCCATTGGCAAATTGAACCTCCCAGCTTTGATTTTGCCGATATTTCTCCCCTGGGGTGGTTGAAAGTTTGGCCTCACCAACAGGATATGGATGGTTTTTTTATGGTGCGCTTAAGAAAAACTAAGGATTCCGAGTGA
- the purB gene encoding adenylosuccinate lyase, which yields MIERYTLPEMGDLWSETYKLKTWLDVEIAVCEAQAELGYIPAAAVEEIKAKANFDPKRVLEIEAEVRHDVIAFLTNVNEYVGDAGRYIHLGLTSSDVLDTALSLQLVASLDLLSKRLEDVIEAIRRKATAHRNTVMIGRSHGIHAEPITFGFKLAGWLAEVLRHQERLQILKKTIAVGKISGAVGTYANIEPRVEAIACAKLGLKPDTASTQVISRDIHADFVQQLALLAASIERFAVEIRNLQKTDVLEVEEFFAKGQKGSSAMPHKRNPIRSERLTGMARLVRSHAGAVLENVALWHERDISHSSVERVVLPDACILTHFMLHEITQLVNKLLVYPENMARNLNCYGGVVFSQRVLLTLIDKGLNREEAYTIVQESAHTAWNKPEGNFRDLISTDPRVTQNLSPAEIEACFDPLHHLKHLEQVYQRLGI from the coding sequence GTGATTGAGCGTTATACCTTGCCCGAAATGGGCGATTTGTGGAGTGAAACCTATAAGCTGAAAACCTGGCTAGATGTAGAGATCGCGGTTTGCGAAGCACAGGCGGAACTGGGTTATATTCCAGCAGCAGCAGTAGAGGAAATTAAGGCTAAGGCGAATTTTGACCCGAAACGGGTGCTGGAAATTGAGGCGGAAGTTCGTCATGATGTGATTGCTTTCTTGACAAATGTTAATGAATATGTAGGTGATGCAGGACGCTATATTCATTTAGGTTTAACTAGTTCTGACGTTTTGGATACTGCTTTATCACTACAATTAGTTGCTAGTCTGGATCTGTTGTCAAAACGCCTAGAAGATGTGATTGAGGCTATTCGGAGAAAAGCTACTGCACATCGCAATACGGTCATGATTGGGCGATCGCATGGTATTCACGCTGAACCTATTACCTTTGGCTTTAAGTTAGCTGGTTGGTTAGCGGAGGTGTTGCGACACCAAGAACGTTTGCAAATTCTCAAAAAAACGATTGCAGTCGGTAAAATATCCGGTGCAGTGGGGACTTACGCCAACATTGAACCCAGGGTAGAAGCGATCGCTTGTGCAAAACTCGGACTCAAACCCGATACTGCCTCCACTCAGGTAATTTCCCGCGATATTCATGCAGACTTTGTGCAACAGTTAGCATTACTGGCTGCATCTATAGAACGCTTTGCTGTAGAAATTCGTAATCTGCAAAAAACAGACGTTTTAGAAGTTGAAGAATTTTTCGCCAAAGGGCAAAAAGGTTCTAGCGCTATGCCTCACAAACGCAATCCTATCCGTTCCGAACGGTTAACAGGGATGGCACGATTAGTCAGAAGTCATGCAGGTGCAGTATTAGAAAACGTCGCTTTGTGGCACGAACGGGATATTTCCCACAGTTCTGTAGAACGGGTAGTTTTACCAGATGCTTGCATTTTGACTCATTTTATGCTGCATGAAATCACCCAATTGGTAAATAAACTGTTGGTTTATCCCGAAAACATGGCACGAAATCTCAACTGTTATGGTGGAGTTGTCTTTAGTCAAAGGGTGTTATTAACCTTAATAGACAAAGGACTAAATCGAGAAGAAGCCTATACCATAGTTCAAGAAAGCGCCCACACTGCGTGGAACAAACCAGAAGGCAACTTCCGTGATTTAATCAGTACAGATCCTCGCGTCACTCAAAACCTATCCCCCGCAGAGATAGAAGCCTGTTTTGATCCACTACATCATCTCAAGCATTTAGAACAAGTTTATCAACGACTGGGTATTTAG